A section of the Mesobacillus jeotgali genome encodes:
- a CDS encoding DEAD/DEAH box helicase: MDNKLSHKTIKDLCGTVSFKRGDAFYRADKVKFTEYNPDRVKAIVTGADDFHVTVLKTGDGRFQTECNCPKLASVKHECQHVAAVLLAILDEQKRGESGLSRNIDQPKKELAEGVLAIFNEDPRRTSGHQRHFETRKILNAQFSLKPVTNNQEMLLGLSISIGPVRVHNISVFLQSVADRNSATLSNLFVFDPKLHCFKTETDEVIKLLTLIIQDTGLVIDKDKCDSILIIPPSFWQKILPLLKKVPDVKLEVGGNLADFSLSKEMLPLNFNFEKGTGKDYSLKINGINRLTVLNKYNLVISNAELVELSPEDSSRLFELKNMLARSKTDSIPILQEQMGFFVEKVVPGLRRIGKVQINGDIAKQFLTDPLVARLYLDRVNNRLLAGLEFQYGNIIFNPLEHREPQVNTLLIRDMEKEVQIIEMLDDSSFAKTDGGYLLHNEELEYEFLYHVLPKLQKISQIYATTAVRNRIFREPARPQIRVKVKKERTNWLEFKFEMDGIPEKQIRDVLEALEEKRKYFRLRNGALMSLETREWEEIQRFLNAGPIQAEDLEKGLNMPVVRGMQMVDSFEGQSVFIEEESFREFLEEMTSPDKTKFGIPEKLKPILRDYQKQGYQWLKTLANYGFGGILADDMGLGKTLQSITYIASELEDGRERNLPFLIVCPSSLVYNWLGEFLKFTPEIEAVIIDGNRSERTRLLTDMTGIDVVITSYMLLRRDIHLYEKNNFHTVFFDEAQAFKNPLTQTAKAVMNIRAEHHFALTGTPIENSAEELWSIFRVVFPELFQGLKEYSQLTSKAIARRIQPFLLRRMKEEVLGELPEKIESIDTVELLPEQKKLYAAYLAKLRHQTLKQLDKDTIRKNRIKILAGLTRLRQICCHPALFVDGYDGTSAKFEELKKIVDESRYAGRRVLIFSQFTKMLSLIGRELACKGIPYFYLDGQTPSEDRVQTCEKFNSGERDFFLISLKAGGTGLNLTGADTVILYDLWWNPAVEEQAADRAHRMGQKNKVQVIKLISRGTIEEKMNELQDKKRNMIEEIIEEKPSSALTEEDIRDILLL; encoded by the coding sequence ATGGACAACAAATTAAGTCACAAAACGATCAAGGATTTATGCGGAACTGTTTCCTTCAAGCGCGGGGATGCATTTTATCGAGCGGATAAAGTGAAATTCACTGAGTACAATCCTGATCGTGTAAAAGCAATTGTGACAGGGGCAGATGATTTCCATGTCACTGTCCTAAAAACCGGGGACGGGCGTTTCCAGACTGAATGCAACTGTCCAAAGCTTGCATCTGTCAAACATGAGTGCCAGCATGTGGCCGCTGTGCTGCTGGCCATTCTCGATGAGCAAAAGCGGGGAGAGTCAGGTTTATCAAGGAATATTGACCAACCGAAGAAAGAGCTTGCAGAAGGAGTGCTGGCTATTTTTAATGAAGACCCCCGCAGAACTAGTGGGCATCAGAGGCACTTTGAAACGAGAAAGATATTGAATGCTCAGTTCAGCCTCAAGCCGGTCACAAATAATCAGGAAATGCTCCTTGGTCTTTCAATAAGTATTGGTCCTGTCAGGGTACATAATATTTCTGTCTTTTTGCAAAGTGTAGCCGATCGCAATTCAGCAACACTTTCTAATTTATTCGTGTTTGATCCAAAACTTCATTGTTTTAAAACTGAGACCGATGAAGTAATCAAGCTCCTGACTCTAATCATTCAGGATACAGGATTAGTCATCGATAAAGATAAATGCGATTCTATATTGATCATTCCTCCATCTTTTTGGCAGAAAATCTTGCCACTGTTAAAAAAGGTGCCCGATGTAAAGCTGGAAGTAGGCGGAAACCTGGCCGATTTTTCTTTATCAAAAGAAATGCTTCCTCTAAATTTCAATTTTGAAAAAGGCACTGGTAAAGATTATTCCTTAAAGATTAATGGGATTAATAGGTTGACTGTCCTGAACAAATATAATCTGGTCATTTCAAATGCAGAATTGGTCGAGCTAAGTCCTGAGGATTCGAGCAGGTTATTTGAGTTGAAAAACATGCTTGCAAGGTCGAAGACAGACAGCATCCCGATTTTACAGGAGCAAATGGGATTCTTTGTGGAAAAAGTCGTTCCCGGTCTTCGCCGTATTGGTAAGGTGCAAATTAATGGAGATATCGCCAAGCAATTTTTGACAGACCCTCTCGTGGCAAGGCTTTATCTTGACCGTGTCAATAATCGTTTGCTGGCAGGGCTGGAATTCCAGTATGGCAACATTATATTTAATCCACTGGAACATAGGGAACCACAAGTAAATACTTTATTGATCCGGGATATGGAAAAAGAAGTGCAAATCATTGAAATGCTGGATGACAGTTCATTCGCAAAAACAGATGGCGGCTATCTTTTACATAATGAAGAGCTTGAGTATGAATTTCTTTATCATGTCCTGCCAAAGTTACAAAAAATCAGCCAGATTTATGCTACTACAGCTGTCAGGAATAGGATTTTCAGGGAGCCTGCCAGGCCGCAAATCCGTGTGAAAGTAAAAAAAGAACGGACAAACTGGCTTGAATTCAAGTTTGAAATGGATGGAATACCGGAAAAGCAAATCCGGGATGTCCTTGAAGCTCTGGAGGAGAAAAGGAAGTATTTCCGTCTGCGAAATGGGGCACTTATGTCACTCGAAACACGGGAATGGGAAGAAATCCAGCGGTTCCTGAATGCTGGGCCAATTCAAGCTGAGGACCTGGAAAAAGGCTTGAATATGCCAGTTGTCCGGGGAATGCAGATGGTCGACTCATTCGAGGGTCAATCTGTCTTTATAGAAGAAGAATCCTTTAGGGAATTTTTGGAGGAAATGACCAGTCCAGATAAAACCAAATTCGGTATTCCTGAAAAACTGAAGCCAATTTTGCGAGATTATCAGAAACAGGGCTATCAATGGCTGAAAACATTAGCGAACTATGGATTTGGCGGCATTCTGGCTGATGATATGGGGCTGGGAAAAACGCTGCAAAGCATCACCTATATTGCTTCTGAACTCGAAGATGGAAGGGAGAGGAACCTTCCATTCCTGATTGTATGTCCATCATCCCTCGTTTACAACTGGCTGGGAGAATTCCTGAAATTCACCCCGGAAATAGAAGCGGTGATCATTGACGGCAACAGGTCCGAACGAACAAGGCTGTTAACCGATATGACGGGTATAGATGTGGTGATTACATCGTACATGCTTCTGAGAAGAGATATCCATTTATACGAAAAAAACAATTTTCACACTGTCTTTTTTGATGAAGCACAGGCTTTCAAAAATCCGCTGACACAAACTGCAAAGGCTGTCATGAATATCAGAGCCGAGCACCATTTTGCGTTAACCGGAACTCCAATAGAAAACTCAGCAGAAGAATTATGGTCGATCTTCAGGGTTGTTTTCCCGGAACTATTTCAGGGGTTGAAGGAGTATAGCCAGCTGACAAGCAAAGCAATAGCGCGCAGGATCCAGCCTTTTTTGCTGAGACGGATGAAAGAGGAAGTCCTTGGAGAGCTGCCGGAAAAAATCGAATCGATTGATACGGTAGAGCTGCTGCCTGAACAGAAAAAACTATATGCCGCTTATTTGGCTAAGCTCCGGCATCAAACATTGAAGCAGCTTGATAAAGATACAATCAGGAAAAATCGGATTAAAATTCTTGCCGGATTGACAAGACTCAGGCAAATATGCTGCCACCCGGCCCTGTTTGTTGACGGATATGATGGTACATCGGCTAAGTTTGAAGAATTGAAGAAGATCGTTGATGAATCAAGATATGCCGGGAGGAGAGTGCTTATTTTTTCGCAGTTCACAAAAATGCTCAGCCTGATCGGCAGGGAGTTAGCCTGCAAAGGCATACCATATTTTTATCTGGACGGACAAACGCCATCCGAAGATCGGGTGCAAACTTGCGAAAAATTCAATTCTGGAGAACGCGACTTTTTCCTTATTTCATTAAAAGCTGGTGGAACAGGCTTGAATTTAACTGGAGCTGATACCGTGATTCTTTACGATTTATGGTGGAATCCAGCTGTAGAAGAGCAGGCTGCTGACCGGGCACACCGAATGGGCCAAAAAAATAAAGTCCAGGTTATAAAGCTGATATCCCGCGGGACGATTGAAGAAAAGATGAATGAGCTTCAGGATAAAAAGCG